The genomic interval CAATTTTGAAGTTCTAGGAGTTGGGCCCACTCTCAATCACATGGTTACTTTTGGGACACTCAGCCAAATGGTAACATGTACAGCTGTTTGTTGCATTCCACCGTCACAGGATCTCTATTTATCGAAcgtagaataataagagttggaagcgacctccgaggtcttctagtccaaccccctgctcaatcaggagacctatataatttcagacaaatggttgtccagtctctttttgaaagccttcagtcaTGGAGGACCCACATTCCATTGGTTAATCGCTCTCACCCTTAGATCTTAAATTTCTGCTTCgttctggattattattattattttattatttatttgtcttgtatgccgcccactcccggaggactccgggcggcttacaaaagacaagggaaagaggggaacaagacaaagacaacatattatggattgcttctctctttggttagttttcaaccattgcttcttgtgccttcagatgctttggaaaatagtttcacacacatacacacacatatttgtaggagaccctcaaatattggagttctgctatcatgtctccccggtccttcttttcattaaactagacatatccagttcctgcagccattcttcatatgttttagcttccagtcccccaatcctctttgttgctcttctctacactctttccagagtctccacatctttttttgtattgtggtatgCAAAACCATGCCATAGTGGACAGTGGGTTCACTTAGCTGCCACATCGTTCATTTAAACAACTGCCGTATTCGTTTTATGACTACTGCAAAAAGGTGGTCCCATGACCAATCCATTTTATAACCATGGCAGCACCACAACCATAAGGGGCTGGCTCCATGACAGTCATATGTTGAGGCTTACCTGTATTGTTTTAATCAAATGATTTAaatgactctagaaagagtgcagagaagagcaacaaagaggattaggggactggagactaaagcatatgaagaacggttgcaggaactgggtatgtctagtttaatgaaaagaaagactaggggagacatgataatagtcttccaatatctcaggggttgccacaaagaagagggaatcaagctattctccaaagcacctgagggcagaacaagaagcaatgggtggaaactaatcaaggagagaagcagtcaagaactaaggagaactttcctgacagaacaattaatcagtggaacaacttgcctccagaagttctgaatgctccaacactggaaatttttaagaagagactggataaccatttgtctgaaatggtgtagggtttcccgcctaagcagggggctggactagaagaccttcaatgtcccttccaactctgttattctatattctaaatttTGGAGAATTGCTAATTATTCccaactttaatttattttgaagtgttgaaaaatacattaaaacaggAGGTAGAAGAAAACAGGTCCCTGGGAATGTTGAGGTATTGGATATGGAGTAATTTCTAAAGCAAGTGAAATCCTGATATAACATTCCTGGAAATTGGCCTTTTTCCCCTTGTGTTTTCCAGTTTATGGGAGATCTCCGACAGCCACTTTAAGTACCCCATTGTGGAACAATATCTGAAGACAAAGAAGGGCTCCAAGAACTTAATCATCAAATACATTATTTGCCGTTTGCTAACCTTGATCATCATCCTCTTTGCTTGCCTCTTCCTGGGTTATTATATCAGCCTGTCCTCCCTGACTGATGAGTTCATTTGCAACGTCAAAACCGGGATACTAAAAAACGATACGAACATCCCAGAGCGATTTCAGTGCAAAATGATTGCCGTCGGGGTCTTCCAGCTGCTGAGTTATATCAATTTCATCGTGTACGTGCTGATCACGCCGCTGGTGATCTACGCCTTCTTCGTCCCCCTCAGGCAGAGCTCGGATATCCTCCAGGTCTACGAGCTTCTGCCGACGTTTGATGTCCTCAAAGTCAAGGCGAAACACTACAACGACATGAGCCTCTACCTGCTCTTTCTGGAGGAAAACGTGAGCGAGCTGAAATCCTACAAGTGCCTCAAAGTTCTGGAGAGCCTCAAAGGCAGCGGGGAGAGGTTTGACGCCATGCAGCTCCTGAGGAACCTGGGCTCCATTAAAATGGACGCCATGGACGCCAAGCCAAACACCACCCACAAGGAGAATAGGAAGAAAGCGGAAGTGGAAATGTCCAATGATGCAGCAGAATTGAAAGGTAGCATTATCTCCCTCTGcttttatttccccctccccccttcgtTTAGGTAGGTCAGTGATGGGGTACCTGTGACCCATGGTGACATTTTAACtgttgtttaactgtttatttcatttgtatgccgcccttttcccccgagggggactcagggcggctcacagctcaaaacaagggaaggggggatacaaacaatttgacaaacaacacaaaacaatacataatttaaaagcgcaacaatcataccattcgagataggggcacggttctttagccccaggcctgtcggaacagccaggttttaagggctttgcggaaggcctggagggtggtgagggttcgaatctccacggggagttcgttccagagggtcggagcagccacagagaaggctctcctccggggtagtcgccagtcgacactggccggcggatggaattcggaggaggcctagtctgtgggatctaatcggtctggtggaggtaattttGGTGACACGCTAGCAATTACCAACACCTGACCCCCAGGGCTGCTGTTCAGGGTGGCCTAGATTGGGGAGAGGAGTTAGAAAAACAATAGTTTCTCTTTTGTTTGGGGCCTAGGGAGGAGGGGATGAGATGCCAGCAGAGTCTAGTTaggcattttccaaatttttgcATGCCAAGACCAAAAGGTTTGCTGTTGCTGAGGTAGGttgtacaattaatcagtggaacagcttgcctccagaagttgtgaatgctccaatactggaagtttttaagaagatgttggataaccatttgtctgaagtggtgtaggatttcttgcctaagcagggggttggactagaagacctccaagatcccttccaactctgttattctatactattctagtCATGCTTATAGAgctctgaaataaaataaaagcagattATTCTATGAAAATGCTTTAATTTAAAGGACTATAACAAGTTTCTTCCTGGCCTTTCCACAGATCTGTCGGAGCCAAAATTGCCTGATGATACTGAAGGAACAAGTAAAGACGGCAAGATTCGCCAGAGACTTCTAGATTCTTCTTGCTGATGGGTTCAGCCTGTGGTTGATAGGTGCTGAAAGCCATTTTGAGCAGCTGAGGCCTCAAGCCATCTCTATTACACCACATGATTGCCTTCCCACTGAGTTTACAAGGACCCGGGACAGAAAGGCgaataattgtttgaaaataATTGAGCTGTCTGTGTTTACATGTCTACAGTTTACATGAATATTATGCCTAGAGATACACTGACGAGGGGAACTACGTCAATTCTCATTAAGAAAGGCTGAAGTACTGAACTTGAGagaaaagaagtaaaataaaaatatttcagattgGTTTCATAGATGTGTAGACATCAGTTCCACATTATTCAGTATCTTCAGCCATAATGAAGTAACAAATGAACAAAAATCAACACAACAGTTGGCAACGTAATAGTGACACTACAAATACTCATCATGTAAGTAAGTCAAGTATTATATTCTTTAGTCTATACCACTTTGGATAAAACTATGGAAGCAAACAAGTAGTTCTGTGGATAAAGTGTTAATTATACCTTTCACTTGTGCCTGTCTTCCATGAGATTTTACAGTTCGGAGATGGAGAATTGGTGACTATCTACAGATAGATGGACACCTATTATCCCTCTCATTAATCCTATTGTTGCCACAGGCTGGACGTGGTGCTTTCAACAACCTTTGAGATTCCAGTGCTTCTATGCAACAAGGAATACAGTATATTCTGTTAATACCACCAGTTATAGAACTACCTTAAAAGTTAGTAGCTTCAGGATAGTGAAATggaataccaaaaaaaaaaattggaaacactTCCTTGAATCTTATCTGTCTGGTTTTTCTACTTCATGGCTGTATGTGTACTGCTATATAcacaaaaaccaaaatattaagcAACTAGTACTGGTAGGAGAATGTTTGAAACTTTTGAACCAAGACGTGTTGAGAGTGGCCTACACAAATAGAAAATTACAAGTTTTGGATACCTCGCCACTCTAAAAAAGACTTTAAACTCTTCTACAAGGTAGGTTGATTTTTACAAGTGAATCTAGAAAAAAAGGTTCTTTCAATTGCTTATGGAGACCAACTTATGCATCAGCAAAATATTGAATGAAATGTATCGAAGGTAGAAGTCTCCTTAACTCTTAATAAATTCACCAGTGCAGTTTTCTTCACAGGTTGGAAGTAGTTTACTAGTGTCCCTTCGGATGTTTTTCCAAGTCCTAGATCAAGTACACAGCTAtgcgattattattattttttgtgcaAACTTACAGGAGCAACGAACCAGCTGCAACTCTGCTTAGCAATTTCAAGATCAGTTCTGTATTATCATATCTTGTAGCCATATAGGAGAGATGGTTCCAAATTTAAGATGGTCCCTTACACTCTTCTATAATAAAAGGAAGGCTCTGTTACTACATTTTCATCTATTCCAAGATGATTTAatgttttaaagataaattaaGGACAAAACTTTTCAGATAAATAGTGTATAATGCAATTCCTCCTTTATTACAACCACTCTTATAAAGGAACTGCGACAGAGGTATTTTGGATAAGTTCTTCAACTAGGTTCTTTAGTGttgaaaaaagcttttaaaaaaacagaggaTTGTCCATCCATCTCTGAAAAAGATACTTCAGTGTTGTTCTAACCCATGCTTCCTTAAACAGCAAGAaacagagtcttggtcccggcaaaacttcttttatttacacgactgtgaattcctttcattcactgtCACCAAGGCTTAGCAAATagactttcaaaggaatattgatcaacacgaaccttatctcgcttggcgagctgccagataactagtttccaaatgcagggcaaggcaaaacttggcacagagtctcttaaagtcacagatagaactttccactcttgaaacaactgaatgaattgtttcctgcaaaagcccactccccgttcagtcctcttttctttcctttgggagggcccaatcacctccaagatgtggctttactcctaagtcgaccctgctttcttagttgttcttgccttctggcagctatgcacacactgggaacaggctccagctgttcctctgcctcactgctgtctagctccttcTCTGACTCTGACGCAgcgccctcgtctgagctttcctcagcccccaggactggctcaggttcctccccaatctccccaTTGTTTaactgctggccactggcgggccacaacaagtttGCTTCTCAACACATTTTGTAAAATCAGCCTTAAATATCACCTTTCTTTATTGGAAAGATTTTGTCCAACTTTCTCACTCTATTTGAATGCAATTTTTCCCCTTTCACCCCAAGGACTGGATTCCAATAAAGGAATAATTCTGAAGCGCCCATGCAGATGATGGGTGATGTGGATTATTTGTGTCTTCCAAAGAACTTTAAAATCATCCAAAAATCCATATCCCATTTTTTTGGAGGCTGCCATTCTAAGAAGGCAGCAAATGATAGACAATTCATCATGTGATTTCAGTTCAAGGACAAATCATGGAAAACCTTTCAGAAGAATTGCAAACCAAAAAGTACAGATATTCATTATCTCAGGCTCTGCGTAACTTCTCAAACCAGGAGTCACCTTGTACTTCTGCATTTCTTCTCAGAGAAATAATATCAAAAATTGTAACTGGCGCAAAACTAAACGTGAACGGTACAAAATCATAGCCACCTCCACATCTGTGCAGAAATAACCACAAGGACTAAGCTTGAAATCATAGATTGCATCTTGGATGTAATCCAGCATAAGGAGGAATACTCACAAGTAACAATTACCAGGAACAAGTAGGAAATTATTggcaaagaattttttaaaaaactgagctCTTTTATCAAGGCTGCCAGTAACTAGATTTCAAAGAATTGTGAAGTTTCAAGAAagtattctggaaaaaaaagttacTGGTGGCTCTTTGTAGTCCTTTCAAATTGATTGATTTTATAAGAATTGGACAGAAATCTTATCATAACAATAAAACCAACTCTGCTAGTTGTACAGCATTCAGCGACGATATTaattaaaaactgaaaataaaggaaaatacacGTCTTCGCATTTCCTCTTGTATGTAATATAAAATGGAAGCAACTGTAAACAGTTTTGCAGGGGGATCTAGATTTGACTCCTGTTCCTGTATATTGTTTAAGAAGTCTTAAGGCTGTATCTGCCTAAAGTGAAGCTCGGCTTACAGGATTGACCTAGATAAGACTAAAAGTTCAGttatgtcattttatttattcctgcatgaTGGGGTTATGTTCGTTTTGGCAGAGTAGCTTTGCATGGAATTACCTGCAGGATGATAGGCAAGATGTGAGTAATTACTTGGGAGTAAATACTGTGGTAATCATAATGTAACTGTGTAGGTAATACGGCTGTAATAAAATTGTTATTTAATACCAAGATGTTTCCAATGCTTCATTCTGACTGCCTCGACACACAACTGCTCCcacaatttttttcttcaatataAATCAACAACTAAGACGTTTTTCGTTCATTTGTTGATTTAGGTTCTCTCTATCTTGTTTGGATTTGTCTGGAGAACAGGCCATATTTTATTTctgcaaaaatattgaaaattcagaaGGGTTCACATTCACTTAAGTACCACTATACATATCTTGCTTCTACAACCAGAGACACTGGTGTGGAATTGtttagaaaaaatagttttttaaaaaattcatttatACAGTACTGTGGCTGTACTTTACATAAAACTAATATTACCTAATTAAATTCTCAGAATCAAGGGCAACGAGAGAAAAACAGTTTGGGGAAACCCCGGGAAACTTTAGATCAGAACATGAACATTAACCTTTAAGGAAATGTGGGATGGGAATTCATAAAGGGGACCACAAAGCAACCTATTTATGAGAGGCCCTTGGTGCTCAGAGCTAAGGTGGTTTTTTGCagagtttcattaccaaactaggtaacatcattaccTACTttagtaataaaacatctgcaagaaaaaaaaaactaaactcagaaagcaccaaggactcctcatttcagccttgagctacaaataatcTCCTTTTATCAATCTATTCATGCCAACACTCTCACTATCCTGTCTTTTTTCCTAATGTAGCATAAATGGCCTCTATTGGTGTGTCTGTGGTAAATACAGTACAACTCAACATTTCTAAATGTTTGAAACAAATCACAACAAACTTGTCAGAAAACTTTATTCCGTATCACACATTTCCCATCCTTTGTCCAATTTTTCTAGAGTTTGTAGAATACATTTAAAATGTACTGATCAACAGCGAATGGGCTTTCCGTGGTAAAATACATTGCATTGCACAATATTTCCAAGGCCAACATGGTTTTAAAGCTGCATCTCCTACTAAAGCCCCATACGCAAATTCAGAGTTAGCTTAACCTTAaagcaattctgggaattgaagtccacaagtcttaaagttgctaaggttggagataTATtttcaaactgatttttgtttttgaaacGACTGAGATAAgcagggagggaaaaaacaaaCGAAGGCCGCTTGAAAGTTTCTCACCATTTTTACTTTCTGAGCATATCAATGAAATTATTGCCAAGTTTACTATTCTGGGCCTGGAATCAACACCAGCTCAGTTTCAACTTATTAAACTATAACTAGATCCCTCTGAAAAATCCCAGAAAGGATTTTATATGCACCCCATTATGAGGCGTTACTTTAaaagttaaatatatattttttgaaacCCTCCCGATTGTAGCTTCTTGTCAAAAGGAATCATGTTTTATAACCGAGCATTTAATTTCACTGACTGCCATCCTCAGTTTTGACTCAGGGCAACGGCCCCTTTGATGGAAGTTGGGAGACTTGTAAAACATGGAATGCAGGAATGGAGTTTGTTCTCTTACCCAACCAGTTCTAATTGATTCctctgtaaaatgaaaaaaagacaCGGGAGCCCTTTAAAAGGAATGCTATGACACATTTCCTTTGCCTTTTAAGTGTTGGGATGCAGAAACGGCCATCTCCATTCAGGTATATTTATGGTTGTTCTTGAGCAAGGAAGTGACTGAAGATTGGTGACTCCTTGTTGGGAGAAATGAGGGACCATTTTTCCTGAATTCTCTTTTCTGTCACACAGCTCCAGAATGTCCCTAACTTCATACTCCTGGGCTAAGAATCACAAGGTTAAGTAGCAAGAAGACCTCTGTGAAAAACTGCCATCCCTAAGAAGGAATATTCCTTTTCACACATTTCCACTCAAGTGAACTCTGGGTGGTACCATTTAGCTGGACATTGTGGTTGCGTTGCAGATAAAGAGTAAGAAGCAGTCTTTTTCAAGGAAGCCACCACTTTCCGGACAATAGCGTAAAATTATGGAGAAGCAGGTGAAAAATATCTCGGATCTCCTTTGCAGAATTTGGAGAAGTAATTTTTGCACTTTCCTTCCCTGCTTTGGCTTCGGAAGttatcatctttttcttctcgAAGTGGAAACAAATAATTCATCCTGTAAATTAAATGACAGCATTTCACTGAGATGTTATATGGTTAAAGAGATTCATCCCCTTTGGATGTGTCATCTGTACCAGTGTATGACAGTTCAGAGTGGGATCTAAccgttttaaaaattgttttgaatttggaTTCTTCCCAGtctatcttcttctctctctaTGAAACATACcaatagacttagacttatataccgcttcacagtgctttataaccctctctctaagcgatttacagagtcagcatattgctcccagcaatctgcatcctcattttaccgacctcagaaggatggaaggctgagtcacccttgagcaggtgaggatcaaactcctggcagtgagcagagtcagcctgcaatactgcattctaaccagaggtggtattcagccagttcggaccagtttgcccgaaccggtagcggtgaCCTGTGGGTGGGCCCGTCTCCAAAACGACCTATGTAGCCTCATTTTCGATGTCGCGTGCATGCTGCACGCACAAGCAAAACACATGTGGGAAGGTGCacacgcatgctcacatttgtgaaccagtggAAAACTtatgtgaatcccaccgctgattcTAACCACTGGGTCACCACTATCCCACAGCTACCAGAAATAACTCTTGGCAACAACAGTCAACATTCAATGTTCCCTCCTGCTTTTAGAGATTGCTAACTTTCTAATTTTTCTGCCAAAACCAATCGCCTATTAtggttctcctcctttctccctagTTAATTATGTCCAATTCTAACAAATTGCCTGgacagtccctgcagttttcttgacgggttcttcagaagtgctttgccattgctGCCTTCCTAgggcatgccggctggggaattctgggaactgaagtccagacAACTTAAAGTTGCCTAAGTTGAAAAACACAGATTTAGGAATTTCTAGTCTTTGAAGTTAATGCAGACATGGTTTTTCACAGAGAActtagaatacaatagcagagttggaagggaccttagaggtcttctagtctaaccccctgcctaggcaggaaaccctatactgtttcagacaaacagctatccaacatcttcttaaagacttccaatgttggagcattcagaacttctggaagcaagccgctccaatgattaattgttctaactgtcaggaaatttctcctttgttctaagttgcgtctctccttcattagtttccacccattgcttcttttcctgccctcagatgccttggagaatagtttgactctctcttctttgtggcagccccctgaTATATTACAAccctgttatcatgtctcccctagtccttcttttcattaaactagacatacccagttcctgcaactgttccacatatgttttagcctccagtcccctaatcatctttgttgctcttctctgcactctttctagagtctccacatcttttctacattgtggcaaccaaaactgaatgcagtattccaagtgtggcctcaccaaggtattataaagtggtattaacacttcacctgatcttgattctatccctctgttgatgcagcctagaattgtgttggcctttttgggcagctgctgcacacggctggctcagaTTTAAAATTTCAGTAAAATAACTGAATTCAGTGCTGATAGCAAAGCACATGGAAATACATCATGTACCAACATATGACTCAATCTCACATGGAATGGGGTGAGGGGGATCATTTAAAATATGGGCAATGATGTCCCTCCAAAAAATAACTGACTGCTTCTCTATAAATCTAGTTATCCATGGATGTTGCTGCTTCAAAGATTCTGTGCCTTCATGGACAGAGGAAAGAACATACCAAGGTTGGAAACTCTAAGAGACAAAAAAAGAATTTACACAGCTCCGAGGTTTAATGAGGCTGGTGATGGGGTTGACCCTACCTTTTATTACAGAGTTTCTTGTTAAGCTCCTCGTTAGGAGAAAGGAATTGGGAAGAGATGTAAGAAACACTAAATATTGGGCAAACATTTTGCATAAAGGAAGCATGATGGACTGGtgaggtggcctagaggtggcgctctcgcatTAGTCAGGAgggtgagtttgatcctaggttgaggcagatatttctctctctcggcacactgagaatatatctgctgatcAAAACTCCacactggtgacaggaagggcatctggccattaaaatactctgatagctccattcagtttcccagactccaccccgcaagcgatgatggggtcgttaaatgaaaatgatgaatgATTAAAGGAAGCATGATGGAAGAAAGATTTTATACCTCGTCTGATTCAAAGGAAACACCTTTTGATGCTTGGCTCTGAGAGTTCCTCTGGCTTTGCGTTGATGTGGTTGGTAATCTAAGTATTATAAGAAAGAGACGTTATCACTCTTAATGAAATTGTGTTACTAGAATTCAGCTGTTGGCTGCACAGGTTTCTGAATTGTTGCTAGCCCAGTTTTCAAATGTTGACTCTTATCTCTAAACTCCCCACAGATCAGGGCCACACAATCAGAAATATTGTAGTGTCCCAAAGAAGTGGCAATTCCAATTTATGAGGCGTTATGGGCTTGTTCCACATTCTACAGTGAAAGAGaaattaaggtaaaaggtatatgttcctcttgcacatatgtgctagtcgttcccgactctaggaggtggtgctcatctctgtttcaaagccgaagagccagcactgtccgaagatgtctccatggtcatgtggctggcatgactaaacggcgcaggtacacggaacgctgttaccttcccaccaaagtggtccctatttttctacgtgcattttctacgtgctttcaaacatgctaggttggcagaagctgggacaggtaacgggaactcactccgttacgcggcgctagggattcgaacggccgacctttctgattgacaagctcagcgtcttagccactgagccaccgtgtccctttgtaAAATGATTATGGTTCTTTAAATAACTTTTACTTCGAGGGCTTTGGGCTGTGTTTTTGAATCAGAACTTTCATTGAATAAGAGAGATTACTTTTGCAACGTAAGAAAAGTTTCCAAAACAGCTTGTGATAGGGTCACAGTGTGATCTGTacggtattctgccggttcggactgcttcacccaaactggtagcagaaatcgtgggtggccccgcccacccaggctcatacggcatcccatttaggcccttttcctggttcaccgacaaaagggcgaatgacaaaagcgtgcccgactaaaccgcggtgacaaaaccgcgagttctaaagcatgccgacgaatgagcgctgaagcgggcgacaacagcgcggcgacagaagcgcactgtaaacctaacccttaccttaacttaaatcgtgcttctgttggcacgctgttgttgccgcgttgatgacgtcgcggttttagcactgcatttttgtcggcgcggttttgtcatgcacgcatttgtcgggtcacgcctttTCCCGCCAAAAGCGCATGCACGGAGGGCTGTGAgcacgcactcacatttgcgaaccggtacggaaggtaagtgaatacttcCCCTGGACAACCCCACAAACATCTGTGGACATGAAACGCTTCTGTTCAAGGAAAAGCATTCCCACTGCGTGCCTGACCTTGTGGGAAGGAGCCATTTCACCCCCTGCTTCTCTAAAGGGACAACCCTCTCATAAATAACCAGCTACAGGTCAAGGGGAAATGGTACTACTCACCTTTGATTtgtagaggaagaggagaaagacatCTCCACATCAGAATCGTCATCTTCAATCACCTGGAAGAGACAGAGCAAAAAGGCCTAGAAAGCAGCACTtttaatacagctagtcctcgatgTACGACCCACAGCCTagttcaacatttctgttgccgagcgagacatttgttaagtgagatttgcctcTTCTACAACTTCTCTTGccgcgtttgttaagtgaatcgccgcagTGATTAAATTaggaacacggctgttaagtgaatctggcttccccattgactttgcttgacaggtGGTCTAaagaagtgatcacatgaccccgggacactgaaattgtcataaatatgagtcagttgtccagCGTCTTAAATTTTGAACCAcctgaccatggggctgctgcaatggtcataagtttgaaaagtgctgttgtaacttcaaatggtcactaaatgaaccattgtaagccgaggactatctgtatatgcaCAAGAAAACATTCCTTGTGTTCTCTTTTTTTACTGGTTTATGGTGAGCTTATAATTTGAGTTGCCTTCTGTTGGGAAAGTggcacttgatttttttttgggggggggggaaaccctgtcagcgttccaaaattaaatcagagtccaaggcaaagtattgctcaaagttccaatttattaagagagccatgttggcacatctgggaaaacccgaatctgaaagcttcccgattttccccacctagttgaaagttcaagatcttgcccccatgcccacc from Thamnophis elegans isolate rThaEle1 chromosome 6, rThaEle1.pri, whole genome shotgun sequence carries:
- the PANX1 gene encoding pannexin-1, coding for MAIAHIATEYVFSDFLLKEPSESRYKGLRLELALDKLVTCIAVGLPLLLISLAFAQEISIGTQMSCFSPSAFSWRQAAYVDSYCWAAVQQKQLSQSASGGHLPLWLHKFFPYILLLLAILLYLPWLFWRFTAAPHLSSDLKFILEELDKAYNRAIKAANSCRNCDARDAASSPPAIENIAQSLWEISDSHFKYPIVEQYLKTKKGSKNLIIKYIICRLLTLIIILFACLFLGYYISLSSLTDEFICNVKTGILKNDTNIPERFQCKMIAVGVFQLLSYINFIVYVLITPLVIYAFFVPLRQSSDILQVYELLPTFDVLKVKAKHYNDMSLYLLFLEENVSELKSYKCLKVLESLKGSGERFDAMQLLRNLGSIKMDAMDAKPNTTHKENRKKAEVEMSNDAAELKDLSEPKLPDDTEGTSKDGKIRQRLLDSSC